From Daucus carota subsp. sativus chromosome 6, DH1 v3.0, whole genome shotgun sequence, the proteins below share one genomic window:
- the LOC108228023 gene encoding glutamate-1-semialdehyde 2,1-aminomutase, chloroplastic isoform X1, whose amino-acid sequence MAGVASLGLVCPVKLSQKPRYSPSLTRHSSSSVKMMSVSVDQDKKTFTLDKSKQAFEAAKELMPGGVNSPVRAFKSVGGQPIVIDSVKGSHMWDIDGNEYIDYVGSWGPAIIGHADDEVLKALAETMKKGTSFGAPCLLENVLAEMVISAVPSIEMVRFVNSGTEACMGVLRLARAFTGRQKIIKFEGCYHGHADPFLVKAGSGVATLGLPDSPGVPKAATYDTLTSPYNDIQTVISLFEEHKGEIAAIILEPVVGNSGFITPTVDFLNALRKITKENDTLLIFDEVMTGFRLSYGGAQEYFGITPDLTTLGKIIGGGLPVGAYGGRREIMEMVAPAGPMYQAGTLSGNPLAMTAGIHTLKRLKQAGNYEYLDKITSELINGILEAGKNAGHAMCGGYISGMFGFFFTEGPVYNFDDAKKSDTAKFAKFYRGMLEEGVYFAPSQFEAGFTSLAHSSEDIQRTIAAADKVLRQL is encoded by the exons ATGGCGGGAGTAGCAAGCCTGGGTTTAGTGTGTCCGGTGAAGCTGAGCCAGAAGCCTCGCTATTCTCCATCATTGACTCGCCATTCTTCTTCCTCCGTCAAAATGATGTCTGTTTCTGTGGATCAGGACAAGAAGACCTTTACTCTTGACAAATCTAAACAAGCCTTCGAGGCCGCTAAG GAATTGATGCCCGGAGGTGTGAATTCGCCGGTACGAGCATTCAAATCAGTAGGCGGACAGCCTATTGTAATTGACTCGGTCAAGGGATCTCACATGTGGGACATTGATGGGAATGAGTACATCGACTATGTTGGTTCATGGGGGCCTGCAATCATTGGTCATGCCGACGATGAG GTACTCAAAGCCTTGGCTGAAACAATGAAGAAGGGTACGAGCTTTGGTGCTCCATGTCTTCTAGAGAATGTTCTGGCTGAGATGGTCATCTCAGCTGTACCAAGTATAGAAATGGTGAGATTTGTCAACTCTGGCACAGAAGCATGTATGGGAGTACTTCGTCTGGCTCGTGCATTCACTGGCAGACAGAAAATCATCAAGTTTGAGGGTTGTTACCATGGTCATGCAGATCCATTCTTAGTTAAGGCTGGAAGCGGTGTTGCTACTCTAGGACTCCCGGACTCTCCTGGTGTCCCAAAGGCAGCTACCTATGATACACTAACATCTCCATACAATGACATTCAAACTGTCATAAGTCTGTTTGAGGAGCACAAAGGGGAAATAGCTGCAATCATCCTTGAGCCTGTGGTAGGAAACTCCGGTTTCATCACCCCTACAGTTGATTTCTTGAATGCCCTCCGCAAGATCACAAAAGAAAATGATACTCTTCTAATTTTTGATGAAGTCATGACTGGGTTTCGGTTGTCTTATGGTGGTGCTCAAGAATACTTTGGGATCACTCCTGACTTAACAACCCTGGGGAAGATTATTGGGGGTGGGCTGCCTGTTGGGGCATATGGTGGAAGGAGGGAGATTATGGAGATGGTTGCACCAGCCGGACCAATGTACCAAGCTGGgacacttagcggtaacccatTAGCAATGACTGCAGGAATCCACACTCTTAAGAGGTTAAAACAGGCAGGAAATTACGAATACTTGGATAAAATCACCAGTGAGCTTATCAATGGGATTTTGGAAGCCGGAAAGAATGCTGGACATGCAATGTGTGGAGGTTATATTAGTGGAATGTTCGGTTTTTTTTTCACAGAAGGGCCTGTATATAACTTTGATGATGCTAAGAAAAGCGATACAGCCAAGTTTGCAAAATTTTACAGAGGGATGCTAGAGGAAGGAGTATACTTTGCACCTTCACAATTTGAGGCTGGGTTCACTAGCCTAGCACATAGTTCAGAAGATATTCAGAGGACGATAGCAGCTGCTGATAAAGTTTTAAGACAACTCTAG
- the LOC108228023 gene encoding glutamate-1-semialdehyde 2,1-aminomutase, chloroplastic isoform X2, with amino-acid sequence MAGVASLGLVCPVKLSQKPRYSPSLTRHSSSSVKMMSVSVDQDKKTFTLDKSKQAFEAAKVLKALAETMKKGTSFGAPCLLENVLAEMVISAVPSIEMVRFVNSGTEACMGVLRLARAFTGRQKIIKFEGCYHGHADPFLVKAGSGVATLGLPDSPGVPKAATYDTLTSPYNDIQTVISLFEEHKGEIAAIILEPVVGNSGFITPTVDFLNALRKITKENDTLLIFDEVMTGFRLSYGGAQEYFGITPDLTTLGKIIGGGLPVGAYGGRREIMEMVAPAGPMYQAGTLSGNPLAMTAGIHTLKRLKQAGNYEYLDKITSELINGILEAGKNAGHAMCGGYISGMFGFFFTEGPVYNFDDAKKSDTAKFAKFYRGMLEEGVYFAPSQFEAGFTSLAHSSEDIQRTIAAADKVLRQL; translated from the exons ATGGCGGGAGTAGCAAGCCTGGGTTTAGTGTGTCCGGTGAAGCTGAGCCAGAAGCCTCGCTATTCTCCATCATTGACTCGCCATTCTTCTTCCTCCGTCAAAATGATGTCTGTTTCTGTGGATCAGGACAAGAAGACCTTTACTCTTGACAAATCTAAACAAGCCTTCGAGGCCGCTAAG GTACTCAAAGCCTTGGCTGAAACAATGAAGAAGGGTACGAGCTTTGGTGCTCCATGTCTTCTAGAGAATGTTCTGGCTGAGATGGTCATCTCAGCTGTACCAAGTATAGAAATGGTGAGATTTGTCAACTCTGGCACAGAAGCATGTATGGGAGTACTTCGTCTGGCTCGTGCATTCACTGGCAGACAGAAAATCATCAAGTTTGAGGGTTGTTACCATGGTCATGCAGATCCATTCTTAGTTAAGGCTGGAAGCGGTGTTGCTACTCTAGGACTCCCGGACTCTCCTGGTGTCCCAAAGGCAGCTACCTATGATACACTAACATCTCCATACAATGACATTCAAACTGTCATAAGTCTGTTTGAGGAGCACAAAGGGGAAATAGCTGCAATCATCCTTGAGCCTGTGGTAGGAAACTCCGGTTTCATCACCCCTACAGTTGATTTCTTGAATGCCCTCCGCAAGATCACAAAAGAAAATGATACTCTTCTAATTTTTGATGAAGTCATGACTGGGTTTCGGTTGTCTTATGGTGGTGCTCAAGAATACTTTGGGATCACTCCTGACTTAACAACCCTGGGGAAGATTATTGGGGGTGGGCTGCCTGTTGGGGCATATGGTGGAAGGAGGGAGATTATGGAGATGGTTGCACCAGCCGGACCAATGTACCAAGCTGGgacacttagcggtaacccatTAGCAATGACTGCAGGAATCCACACTCTTAAGAGGTTAAAACAGGCAGGAAATTACGAATACTTGGATAAAATCACCAGTGAGCTTATCAATGGGATTTTGGAAGCCGGAAAGAATGCTGGACATGCAATGTGTGGAGGTTATATTAGTGGAATGTTCGGTTTTTTTTTCACAGAAGGGCCTGTATATAACTTTGATGATGCTAAGAAAAGCGATACAGCCAAGTTTGCAAAATTTTACAGAGGGATGCTAGAGGAAGGAGTATACTTTGCACCTTCACAATTTGAGGCTGGGTTCACTAGCCTAGCACATAGTTCAGAAGATATTCAGAGGACGATAGCAGCTGCTGATAAAGTTTTAAGACAACTCTAG